A stretch of Eulemur rufifrons isolate Redbay chromosome 5, OSU_ERuf_1, whole genome shotgun sequence DNA encodes these proteins:
- the FLT4 gene encoding vascular endothelial growth factor receptor 3 isoform X3 — translation MQRGAAPGLRLWLCLGLLDGLVSGYSMTPPTLNITEEVHVIDTSDSLSISCRGQHPLEWAWPGAQEAPATDDKDGEDTGLVRDCEGTDARPYCKVLLLHDAQANSTGSYRCYYKYIKARIEGTTAASTYVFVRDFKQPFINKPDTLLVDRKDSVWVPCRVSVPGLNVTLRSQSSVLWPDGQEVVWDDRRGMRVATPLLRDALYLRCETTWGSQDFLSNPFLVHITGNELYDIQLFPKKSLELLVGEKLVLNCTVWAEFNSGVTFDWDYPGKQAERGKWVPERRSQQTHTELSSILTILNVSQHDLGPYVCEANNGMQRFRESTEVIVHEKPFISVEWLKGPVLEATAGDELVKLPVKLAAYPPPEFQWYKDRKAVSGRHSPHALVLKEVTEASAGIYTLALWNSEAGLRRNISLELVVNVPPHIHEKEASSPSIYSRHSRQALTCTAYGVPPPLRVQWHWRPWTPCKTFAQRSLSRRQQRDRMPQCHDWREVTTQDAVNPIESLDTWTEFVEGKNKTVSKLVIQDANVSAMYKCVVFNKVGQDERLIYFYVTTIPDGFSIESEPSEEPLEGQAVRLSCRADNYTYEHLRWYRLNLSTLHDAQGNPLLLDCKNVHLFATPLAASLEEPAPGARHATLSLNIPHVAPEHEGDYVCEVQDRRSQDKHCHKKYLSVQALEAPRLTQNLTDLLVNVSDSLEMRCLVAGAHVPSIVWYKDERLLEEESGIDLADSNQKLSIQRVREEDAGRYLCRVCNAKGCVNSSASVAVEGSEDGGSMELVILVGTGVIAVFFWFLLLLIFCNLRRPAHADIKTGYLSIIMDPGEVPLEEQCEYLSYDDSQWEFPRERLHLGRVLGHGAFGKVVEASAFGIHKGSGCDTVAVKMLKEGATASEHRALMSELKILIHIGNHLNVVNLLGACTKPNGPLMVIVEFCKYGNLSNFLRAKREAFDPHAEKSPEQRRRFRAMVEGARADRRPGSGDRAVLARFLTMGKGVARRAAPAQEAEDLWLSPLTMEDLVCYSFQVARGMEFLASRKCIHRDLAARNILLSESDVVKICDFGLARDIYKDPDYVRKGSARLPLKWMAPESIFDKVYTTQSDVWSFGVLLWEIFSLGASPYPGVQINEEFCQRLKDGTRMRAPELATPAIRRLMLSCWSGDPKARPAFSELVEILGDLLQAGDPQEEEDHRALRSSQSSEEGSFLQASTTALHITKTDAEDSPPSLHRHSLAARYYNCVSFPGCLARGTQSQGPSRMKTFEEFPMTPTAYKASVDNQTDSGMVLASEEFEQIASRQRQAGGFSCKGPGQDVDVTRVHSEPPDRGARGGQVFYNSEYGELSQPCKEDDCAPSARAPFTDHSY, via the exons GTCTGGTGAGCGGCTACTCCATGACCCCCCCGACCCTGAACATCACAGAGGAGGTGCACGTCATCGACACCAGTGACAGCTTGTCCATCTCCTGCAG GGGGCAGCACCCCCTCGAGTGGGCCTGGCCAGGGGCTCAGGAGGCACCGGCCACAGACGACAAGGACGGGGAGGACACGGGGTTGGTGAGAGACTGCGAGGGCACGGACGCCAGGCCCTACTGCAAGGTGCTGCTGCTGCACGACGCACAGGCCAACAGCACGGGCAGCTACCGCTGCTACTACAAGTACATCAAGGCCCGCATCGAGGGCACCACAGCCGCCAGCACCTACGTGTTTGTGAGAG ACTTCAAGCAGCCGTTCATCAACAAGCCTGATACACTCCTGGTCGACAGGAAGGACTCCGTGTGGGTGCCCTGCCGGGTGTCCGTCCCTGGCCTCAACGTCACGCTGCGCTCG CAAAGCTCAGTGCTGTGGCCAGATGGGCAGGAGGTGGTGTGGGATGACCGGCGGGGCATGCGGGTGGCTACACCGTTGCTGCGAGATGCGCTGTACCTGCGGTGTGAGACCACCTGGGGCAGCCAGGACTTCCTTTCCAACCCCTTCCTCGTGCACATCACAG GCAACGAGCTCTATGACATCCAGCTGTTCCCCAAGAAGTCGCTGGAGCTGCTGGTCGGGGAGAAGCTGGTCCTGAATTGCACCGTGTGGGCTGAGTTCAACTCGGGTGTCACCTTTGACTGGGACTATCCAGGGAAGCAG GCGGAGCGGGGGAAGTGGGTGCCCGAGCGGCGCTCCCAGCAGACGCACACGGAGCTGTCCAGCATCCTGACCATACTCAATGTCAGCCAGCATGACCTGGGCCCGTACGTGTGTGAGGCCAACAATGGCATGCAGCGATTCCGGGAGAGCACCGAGGTCATTGTGCACG AAAAGCCCTTCATCAGCGTTGAGTGGCTCAAGGGACCAGTCTTGGAGGCCACGGCAGGAGACGAGCTGGTGAAACTACCCGTGAAGCTGGCAGCATACCCGCCACCGGAGTTCCAATG GTACAAGGACAGAAAGGCAGTATCTGGACGCCACAGTCCGCACGCCCTGGTGCTCAAGGAGGTAACAGAGGCCAGCGCGGGCATCTACACCCTTGCCCTGTGGAACTCCGAGGCCGGCCTGAGGCGCAACATCAGCCTGGAGCTAGTGGTGAACG TGCCCCCCCACATCCACGAGAAGGAGGCCTCCTCCCCCAGCATCTATTCGCGTCACAGCCGTCAGGCCCTCACCTGCACAGCCTACGGGGTGCCCCCACCTCTCAGAGTCCAGTGGCACTGGCGGCCCTGGACGCCCTGCAAGACGTTTGCCCAGCGAAGCCT CAGCCGGCGGCAGCAGCGGGACCGCATGCCACAGTGCCACGACTGGAGGGAGGTGACCACACAAGACGCTGTGAACCCCATCGAGAGCCTGGACACCTGGACCGAGTTTGTGGAGGGGAAGAATAAG ACTGTGAGCAAGCTGGTGATCCAGGATGCCAACGTGTCCGCCATGTACAAGTGTGTGGTCTTCAACAAAGTGGGCCAGGATGAGCGGCTCATCTACTTCTATGTGACCA ctatCCCTGATGGCTTCAGTATCGAATCTGAGCCGTCTGAGGAACCGCTAGAGGGCCAGGCCGTGCGCCTGAGCTGCCGAGCGGACAACTACACGTACGAGCATCTGCGTTGGTACCGCCTCAATCTTTCCACGCTGCACGATGCGCAGGGGAACCCGTTGCTGCTCGACTGCAAAAACGTGCACCTGTTCGCCACCCCGCTGGCCGCCAGCCTGGAGGAGCCGGCGCCTGGGGCGCGCCACGCCACGCTCAGCCTGAACATCCCCCACGTGGCACCCGAGCACGAGGGCGACTATGTGTGCGAGGTGCAGGACCGGCGCAGCCAGGACAAGCACTGCCACAAGAAATACCTGTCAGTGCAGG CCCTGGAAGCCCCTCGGCTCACGCAGAACTTGACCGACCTCCTAGTGAACGTGAGCGACTCCCTGGAGATGCGGTGCCTGGTGGCCGGAGCGCACGTGCCCAGCATCGTGTGGTACAAAGACGAGAGGCTACTGGAGGAAGAGTCTG gaATCGACTTGGCGGACTCGAACCAGAAGCTGAGCATCCAGCGCGTGCGCGAGGAGGACGCGGGACGCTATCTGTGCCGCGTGTGCAACGCCAAGGGCTGCGTCAACTCCTCCGCCAGCGTGGCCGTGGAAG GTTCGGAGGATGGAGGCAGCATGGAGCTCGTCATCCTCGTCGGCACCGGGGTCATCGCCGTGTTCTTCTggttccttctcctcctcatctTCTGTAACCTGAGGAGG ccggccCACGCAGACATCAAGACGGGCTACCTGTCCATCATAATGGACCCCGGGGAGGTGCCTCTGGAGGAGCAGTGTGAATACTTGTCCTATGACGACAGCCAGTGGGAGTTCCCCCGGGAGCGGCTGCACCTCG GGAGAGTGCTCGGCCACGGCGCCTTCGGGAAGGTGGTAGAAGCCTCGGCTTTCGGCATCCACAAGGGCAGTGGCTGTGACACCGTGGCCGTAAAAATGCTGAAAG AGGGAGCCACAGCCAGCGAGCACCGCGCCCTTATGTCAGAGCTCAAGATTCTGATTCACATCGGTAACCACCTCAACGTGGTCAACCTCCTGGGCGCGTGCACCAAGCCCAACG GCCCCCTCATGGTGATCGTGGAGTTCTGCAAGTACGGCAACCTCTCCAACTTCCTACGCGCCAAGCGGGAGGCCTTCGACCCCCACGCG GAGAAGTCCCCGGAGCAGCGGAGGCGCTTCCGCGCCATGGTGGAGGGCGCCAGGGCGGATCGGAGGCCCGGGAGCGGCGACAGGGCCGTCCTCGCGCGGTTCCTGACGATGGGCAAGGGCGTCGCGCGGCGGGCTGCTCCGGCACAGGAAG CCGAGGACCTGTGGCTGAGCCCCCTGACCATGGAAGACCTTGTCTGCTACAGCTTCCAGGTGGCCCGAGGGATGGAGTTCCTGGCCTCCCGCAAG TGCATACACAGAGACCTGGCTGCTCGTAACATCTTGCTGTCCGAAAGCGACGTGGTGAAGATCTGCGACTTCGGCCTAGCCCGagacatctacaaagaccctgaCTACGTCCGCAAGGGCAGT GCCCGGCTGCCCCTGAAGTGGATGGCACCTGAGAGCATCTTTGACAAGGTGTACACCACGCAGAGCGACGTGTGGTCCTTTGGGGTGCTGCTCTGGGAGATCTTCTCCCTGG GGGCCTCCCCCTACCCTGGGGTGCAGATCAATGAGGAGTTCTGCCAGCGGCTGAAAGACGGCACCCGGATGAGGGCCCCGGAGCTGGCCACTCCTGCCAT ACGCCGCCTCATGCTAAGCTGCTGGTCTGGAGACCCCAAGGCAAGGCCTGCGTTTTCAGAGCTGGTGGAGATCCTGGGGGACCTGCTCCAGGCCGGGGACCCGCAG gaggaggaggaccacAGGGCCCTGCGCAGCTCTCAGAGCTCCGAGGAGGGCAGCTTCCTGCAGGCGTCCACCACTGCCCTGCACATCACCAAGACCGATGCCGAGGACAGCCCGCCGAGCCTACACCGCCACAGCCTGGCCGCCAG ATATTATAATTGTGTGTCCTTTCCCGGGTGCCTGGCCAGAGGGACTCAGAGCCAGGGTCCCTCCAGGATGAAGACGTTTGAAGAGTTCCCCATGACCCCGACGGCCTACAAAGCCTCTGTG GACAACCAGACGGACAGTGGGATGGTGCTGGCCTCGGAGGAGTTTGAACAGATAGCGAGCAGGCAAAGACAAGCCGGCGGGTTCAG CTGTAAAGGACCGGGCCAGGATGTGGATGTGACCAGGGTGCACTCCGAGCCCCCTGACCGGGGAGCCCGAGGAGGCCAGGTGTTTTACAACAGCGAGTACGGGGAGCTGTCACAGCCGTGCAAGGAGGACGACTGCGCCCCATCTGCCCGCGCGCCCTTCACGGACCACAGCTACTAA
- the FLT4 gene encoding vascular endothelial growth factor receptor 3 isoform X2 — protein MQRGAAPGLRLWLCLGLLDGLVSGYSMTPPTLNITEEVHVIDTSDSLSISCRGQHPLEWAWPGAQEAPATDDKDGEDTGLVRDCEGTDARPYCKVLLLHDAQANSTGSYRCYYKYIKARIEGTTAASTYVFVRDFKQPFINKPDTLLVDRKDSVWVPCRVSVPGLNVTLRSQSSVLWPDGQEVVWDDRRGMRVATPLLRDALYLRCETTWGSQDFLSNPFLVHITGNELYDIQLFPKKSLELLVGEKLVLNCTVWAEFNSGVTFDWDYPGKQAERGKWVPERRSQQTHTELSSILTILNVSQHDLGPYVCEANNGMQRFRESTEVIVHEKPFISVEWLKGPVLEATAGDELVKLPVKLAAYPPPEFQWYKDRKAVSGRHSPHALVLKEVTEASAGIYTLALWNSEAGLRRNISLELVVNVPPHIHEKEASSPSIYSRHSRQALTCTAYGVPPPLRVQWHWRPWTPCKTFAQRSLRRQQRDRMPQCHDWREVTTQDAVNPIESLDTWTEFVEGKNKTVSKLVIQDANVSAMYKCVVFNKVGQDERLIYFYVTTIPDGFSIESEPSEEPLEGQAVRLSCRADNYTYEHLRWYRLNLSTLHDAQGNPLLLDCKNVHLFATPLAASLEEPAPGARHATLSLNIPHVAPEHEGDYVCEVQDRRSQDKHCHKKYLSVQALEAPRLTQNLTDLLVNVSDSLEMRCLVAGAHVPSIVWYKDERLLEEESGIDLADSNQKLSIQRVREEDAGRYLCRVCNAKGCVNSSASVAVEGSEDGGSMELVILVGTGVIAVFFWFLLLLIFCNLRRPAHADIKTGYLSIIMDPGEVPLEEQCEYLSYDDSQWEFPRERLHLGRVLGHGAFGKVVEASAFGIHKGSGCDTVAVKMLKEGATASEHRALMSELKILIHIGNHLNVVNLLGACTKPNGPLMVIVEFCKYGNLSNFLRAKREAFDPHAEKSPEQRRRFRAMVEGARADRRPGSGDRAVLARFLTMGKGVARRAAPAQEAEDLWLSPLTMEDLVCYSFQVARGMEFLASRKCIHRDLAARNILLSESDVVKICDFGLARDIYKDPDYVRKGSARLPLKWMAPESIFDKVYTTQSDVWSFGVLLWEIFSLGASPYPGVQINEEFCQRLKDGTRMRAPELATPAIRRLMLSCWSGDPKARPAFSELVEILGDLLQAGDPQEEEEDHRALRSSQSSEEGSFLQASTTALHITKTDAEDSPPSLHRHSLAARYYNCVSFPGCLARGTQSQGPSRMKTFEEFPMTPTAYKASVDNQTDSGMVLASEEFEQIASRQRQAGGFSCKGPGQDVDVTRVHSEPPDRGARGGQVFYNSEYGELSQPCKEDDCAPSARAPFTDHSY, from the exons GTCTGGTGAGCGGCTACTCCATGACCCCCCCGACCCTGAACATCACAGAGGAGGTGCACGTCATCGACACCAGTGACAGCTTGTCCATCTCCTGCAG GGGGCAGCACCCCCTCGAGTGGGCCTGGCCAGGGGCTCAGGAGGCACCGGCCACAGACGACAAGGACGGGGAGGACACGGGGTTGGTGAGAGACTGCGAGGGCACGGACGCCAGGCCCTACTGCAAGGTGCTGCTGCTGCACGACGCACAGGCCAACAGCACGGGCAGCTACCGCTGCTACTACAAGTACATCAAGGCCCGCATCGAGGGCACCACAGCCGCCAGCACCTACGTGTTTGTGAGAG ACTTCAAGCAGCCGTTCATCAACAAGCCTGATACACTCCTGGTCGACAGGAAGGACTCCGTGTGGGTGCCCTGCCGGGTGTCCGTCCCTGGCCTCAACGTCACGCTGCGCTCG CAAAGCTCAGTGCTGTGGCCAGATGGGCAGGAGGTGGTGTGGGATGACCGGCGGGGCATGCGGGTGGCTACACCGTTGCTGCGAGATGCGCTGTACCTGCGGTGTGAGACCACCTGGGGCAGCCAGGACTTCCTTTCCAACCCCTTCCTCGTGCACATCACAG GCAACGAGCTCTATGACATCCAGCTGTTCCCCAAGAAGTCGCTGGAGCTGCTGGTCGGGGAGAAGCTGGTCCTGAATTGCACCGTGTGGGCTGAGTTCAACTCGGGTGTCACCTTTGACTGGGACTATCCAGGGAAGCAG GCGGAGCGGGGGAAGTGGGTGCCCGAGCGGCGCTCCCAGCAGACGCACACGGAGCTGTCCAGCATCCTGACCATACTCAATGTCAGCCAGCATGACCTGGGCCCGTACGTGTGTGAGGCCAACAATGGCATGCAGCGATTCCGGGAGAGCACCGAGGTCATTGTGCACG AAAAGCCCTTCATCAGCGTTGAGTGGCTCAAGGGACCAGTCTTGGAGGCCACGGCAGGAGACGAGCTGGTGAAACTACCCGTGAAGCTGGCAGCATACCCGCCACCGGAGTTCCAATG GTACAAGGACAGAAAGGCAGTATCTGGACGCCACAGTCCGCACGCCCTGGTGCTCAAGGAGGTAACAGAGGCCAGCGCGGGCATCTACACCCTTGCCCTGTGGAACTCCGAGGCCGGCCTGAGGCGCAACATCAGCCTGGAGCTAGTGGTGAACG TGCCCCCCCACATCCACGAGAAGGAGGCCTCCTCCCCCAGCATCTATTCGCGTCACAGCCGTCAGGCCCTCACCTGCACAGCCTACGGGGTGCCCCCACCTCTCAGAGTCCAGTGGCACTGGCGGCCCTGGACGCCCTGCAAGACGTTTGCCCAGCGAAGCCT CCGGCGGCAGCAGCGGGACCGCATGCCACAGTGCCACGACTGGAGGGAGGTGACCACACAAGACGCTGTGAACCCCATCGAGAGCCTGGACACCTGGACCGAGTTTGTGGAGGGGAAGAATAAG ACTGTGAGCAAGCTGGTGATCCAGGATGCCAACGTGTCCGCCATGTACAAGTGTGTGGTCTTCAACAAAGTGGGCCAGGATGAGCGGCTCATCTACTTCTATGTGACCA ctatCCCTGATGGCTTCAGTATCGAATCTGAGCCGTCTGAGGAACCGCTAGAGGGCCAGGCCGTGCGCCTGAGCTGCCGAGCGGACAACTACACGTACGAGCATCTGCGTTGGTACCGCCTCAATCTTTCCACGCTGCACGATGCGCAGGGGAACCCGTTGCTGCTCGACTGCAAAAACGTGCACCTGTTCGCCACCCCGCTGGCCGCCAGCCTGGAGGAGCCGGCGCCTGGGGCGCGCCACGCCACGCTCAGCCTGAACATCCCCCACGTGGCACCCGAGCACGAGGGCGACTATGTGTGCGAGGTGCAGGACCGGCGCAGCCAGGACAAGCACTGCCACAAGAAATACCTGTCAGTGCAGG CCCTGGAAGCCCCTCGGCTCACGCAGAACTTGACCGACCTCCTAGTGAACGTGAGCGACTCCCTGGAGATGCGGTGCCTGGTGGCCGGAGCGCACGTGCCCAGCATCGTGTGGTACAAAGACGAGAGGCTACTGGAGGAAGAGTCTG gaATCGACTTGGCGGACTCGAACCAGAAGCTGAGCATCCAGCGCGTGCGCGAGGAGGACGCGGGACGCTATCTGTGCCGCGTGTGCAACGCCAAGGGCTGCGTCAACTCCTCCGCCAGCGTGGCCGTGGAAG GTTCGGAGGATGGAGGCAGCATGGAGCTCGTCATCCTCGTCGGCACCGGGGTCATCGCCGTGTTCTTCTggttccttctcctcctcatctTCTGTAACCTGAGGAGG ccggccCACGCAGACATCAAGACGGGCTACCTGTCCATCATAATGGACCCCGGGGAGGTGCCTCTGGAGGAGCAGTGTGAATACTTGTCCTATGACGACAGCCAGTGGGAGTTCCCCCGGGAGCGGCTGCACCTCG GGAGAGTGCTCGGCCACGGCGCCTTCGGGAAGGTGGTAGAAGCCTCGGCTTTCGGCATCCACAAGGGCAGTGGCTGTGACACCGTGGCCGTAAAAATGCTGAAAG AGGGAGCCACAGCCAGCGAGCACCGCGCCCTTATGTCAGAGCTCAAGATTCTGATTCACATCGGTAACCACCTCAACGTGGTCAACCTCCTGGGCGCGTGCACCAAGCCCAACG GCCCCCTCATGGTGATCGTGGAGTTCTGCAAGTACGGCAACCTCTCCAACTTCCTACGCGCCAAGCGGGAGGCCTTCGACCCCCACGCG GAGAAGTCCCCGGAGCAGCGGAGGCGCTTCCGCGCCATGGTGGAGGGCGCCAGGGCGGATCGGAGGCCCGGGAGCGGCGACAGGGCCGTCCTCGCGCGGTTCCTGACGATGGGCAAGGGCGTCGCGCGGCGGGCTGCTCCGGCACAGGAAG CCGAGGACCTGTGGCTGAGCCCCCTGACCATGGAAGACCTTGTCTGCTACAGCTTCCAGGTGGCCCGAGGGATGGAGTTCCTGGCCTCCCGCAAG TGCATACACAGAGACCTGGCTGCTCGTAACATCTTGCTGTCCGAAAGCGACGTGGTGAAGATCTGCGACTTCGGCCTAGCCCGagacatctacaaagaccctgaCTACGTCCGCAAGGGCAGT GCCCGGCTGCCCCTGAAGTGGATGGCACCTGAGAGCATCTTTGACAAGGTGTACACCACGCAGAGCGACGTGTGGTCCTTTGGGGTGCTGCTCTGGGAGATCTTCTCCCTGG GGGCCTCCCCCTACCCTGGGGTGCAGATCAATGAGGAGTTCTGCCAGCGGCTGAAAGACGGCACCCGGATGAGGGCCCCGGAGCTGGCCACTCCTGCCAT ACGCCGCCTCATGCTAAGCTGCTGGTCTGGAGACCCCAAGGCAAGGCCTGCGTTTTCAGAGCTGGTGGAGATCCTGGGGGACCTGCTCCAGGCCGGGGACCCGCAG gaggaggaggaggaccacAGGGCCCTGCGCAGCTCTCAGAGCTCCGAGGAGGGCAGCTTCCTGCAGGCGTCCACCACTGCCCTGCACATCACCAAGACCGATGCCGAGGACAGCCCGCCGAGCCTACACCGCCACAGCCTGGCCGCCAG ATATTATAATTGTGTGTCCTTTCCCGGGTGCCTGGCCAGAGGGACTCAGAGCCAGGGTCCCTCCAGGATGAAGACGTTTGAAGAGTTCCCCATGACCCCGACGGCCTACAAAGCCTCTGTG GACAACCAGACGGACAGTGGGATGGTGCTGGCCTCGGAGGAGTTTGAACAGATAGCGAGCAGGCAAAGACAAGCCGGCGGGTTCAG CTGTAAAGGACCGGGCCAGGATGTGGATGTGACCAGGGTGCACTCCGAGCCCCCTGACCGGGGAGCCCGAGGAGGCCAGGTGTTTTACAACAGCGAGTACGGGGAGCTGTCACAGCCGTGCAAGGAGGACGACTGCGCCCCATCTGCCCGCGCGCCCTTCACGGACCACAGCTACTAA